The genomic DNA CAGGTGTGGAAGATGGAGCTAATAGCAGTGACTTTTTGCAGGGATCTGTCATGAGGATGCGTGTACAAAGGACAGAGTGGCTCTTGACTGGCAGGACCCCTTCACGGTCCTTACGTTTGGGGTGTTCTCCCCTCCCATAAAACTCTCCGTCAGGGAGACGTGTACCGCAGTTTAACTGGGCTGTGAGGAGGTGTGTCGCGGGTCTGGAGTGAAGGGGGTAGTGATGGAGGCACCACCACCAGTGGGCTGCATCGCTTGGCAGCGTGGGGTCCCAGGGAAGGGCCTGGCTCTGTGTGACtatggtgttcctcagggctcagtgttgggaccatttctgtttaacatctttattgatgatcttgataaggacatagaggaGTGCATCaccagtaagttcgcagatgacaccaagttaagtgggagtgttgatctgcatgaggatagggaggctctacagagagacttggatagattggatcgatgggccaacactaccggtatgagcttcaacaaggccaagtgccaggtcctgcgcttgggccacaacaacccgatgcatcgctccaggcttggggcagtgtggctggagagctgcccggcagaaaagcacctgggggttctaattgacaagcggctggacatgagccagcagcgtgcccagctggccaagaaagccaatggcctcctggcttgtattagaaatagtgtgaccagcagaagcagggaggggattggccccctgtactcagcactggtggggccacaccttgagtattgtgtccagttttgggcacctcaatacaagagagataccgaggtgctggagcgagcgcagaggagggcaacgaagctggtgaagggcctggagaataaatcttctgaggagcgattgaaggagctgggactgtttagtttgaggaagaggaggctgaggggagacctcatcactctcaacggctacttgaaaggacattgtagagaggttggtgctggtctcttctcacaggtgattagtgatagaacaagagggaatggcttcaagctgcagcaggggaggtttagactggacattaggaaaaaattcttcacagaaagagtggtcggacactggaataggctgcccagggagggggtggagtcaccatccctgaatgtgtttaagagtcgtttagatgtggtgttgggggatatggtgtaggggagaactttgtagagtggggttgatggttggactcgatgatcccaagggtcttttccaacctaaatgattctatgattctgtgactagGACATGGCAATGCCTGCTCCGGGGGTACACCCGGGTTTGGGAGACACGCCTGGGATGCTGGCTGTGCTGAGGAGTTGCACAGGGATGTTTGGCTGATGTCCATCAGCCTTTTGCTGATGGAAATCAGGAGGTCATCCTTTTGCACACTAATTGACCATGAGCTGATACGTTCTGGGCAGGCAATCCTTGAGCATGCAGCAGGACCCATGTTTACAGTGGAGTTTTCTTAGGGtttgtggtgtgggtttttttgctttatggaCTTGTGGGTGCTCActttccctctgccccctttCTCAGGTATATAGAGAGGGTTCACTGATAGCTGCTTCCCTATCTGCTGCCTCTCCCAAGATGCATATACGTGGCTGGAGGGCAGAAGAACAACACAACCCTCAGCTGGAAACCCTTGCCGTCCCTGCGCTTGCAGCCTGGAGATGGCTCAGGTTAGTAAGGGCCCCTCGCAGAGCTTGTGCTGTCCCCAGAGCATTTTGGTTTATCCCTATATGATTGCCTGTGGTTGGATGTTGTGGTTCCTGCTGACCCACCACCCTGAAGCAGTTGATTTGGGATTGCCTGTATCGTTGCTGCTCGGGCTGTTGTGTGGTTCTCCTTGCACCCACCGTGAGTTTATTTAGCCTCAGAAGAGCCCCTATGGTCTTTGTCCAGAACAGAAGAGCAGTTCAAACTCTGCGCTGCCTGGCTCAGTGCACCCAGCCCTGGGAACCTTGGACCAGCAACCAGCGTGAGTGTGTAGGAGGAAAATCCGGTGTGCCCCCCAGGAACAGGGGAGGTGATTAGAAGTGTTTTCTGCCCCTCTCTGAGCTCAGCGGCTTGAGCTAAAACAATGTCTAGGGTAGTGCGTAAGACTGACGTCTGTGCACCATTTACATCTCATTTCTGACTTAATCTGTGGCTCCCGCAGTTAAAATTAATAAGGCTTTTGTTTTATGAAAGGTAAAGTTTCTAGGGAGAGATCGTATCTTTACCACATCAGTGGGAAAAAGAGAGTCAGGCCTTTGCTGGgttggtggggctggggaggggctgcctCGCCGTTCCCAGGCTCGGGAAGGGAAGGATTGACCCCTTCCAGAGGCGCTGGATCAGCGCAGTCCTCTGGGAGCAGGCGAAATCAAGGTTTACTCCATCTTCTACCCGCCTCAGGAAAAGGCTGCTGGCTGGCAGGCTGGTGTCAGACCAGCCAGAGGCACCGGCCCCTTCTGGTTTGGCGATCTAGGTCTGGAGGGGAAAGGTGGTTTGAAAGGGCTGACGGGTGGAAAATCGCATCACTCAATTTCAAGTATCatgatttccatttattttttttttttttctttggcggATGCGCACATGTCCGTAGGAAAAGGCTTAATGAATCCTGCCACCTTTGCGGTGTTCTTTATTGGAACAGTAAACCCTGATGTCTCAGGGTACAGACAAAGCTCAGCTGTGCTGTTTTGGCATGCTTTCTCCCAGCCTGGCAGCGTGGGCTTTCTGAGGCTCCGCTTGGACTCTGGGTACAGCAGAGGACCCATTTCTACCTCCTACAGCCCAGGAGTCCCGCTCTGAAAGCCCCCTCAACCATACAGTGCTTCATGGAGAGCTGCAGGCACCCAGAAGCCTGTGTTGGAGCCCCCCTGCTACGtgccctggggctgcctgggtGCCAGGGGCGGACTCACAGCCTCAAAGCCCACGCAGGCTTGAGGATGCGGCGAAAACATCCCTTCGGGGCACGGGAGATCAAATTGGCCGTGGCATTACGGATTGATTTCTGTGTCACAGGGCACAGAAGGTCCCTTCAGGAGTTCAGTGTTACAGTGaaaatcaataaataattttgcgtacaaaaatgtttatatattattatttttttttaaaaaaatcattatttaaaaaaaaaaaagaaaagaaaaacaaatctcttcATTGTTCCCCAGATTGTATTGCCCATATGATCTTTATGGCTTTTAAGCTCCGATTCAGGAAAATTGTGGAAAAAAGTGTGCTTAGAGGAATCCCATGTCAGGGCCAGCCCAGAACCAGATGCACAGCTCTCCTGTGGAGACAATGTGCCcctccggaggaggaggaggaggctgcagtgaTGCCTccctgaagaggaaggaaaacagcagggTCTGGTGCAGGGAAGGGTCAAGGGGGACAATATAAATGGGCAATACAGAGAGGAAAGATTAAACTGTTTCCCGAAGCCTTTGGTGGTCACTGGTTTGTTTTTCACATCTCTGCAGGGGAGTGGTTTCCAACTGGCCATACCAGAAGTTGAAgtggtttccttttctttgccttccacGCCTGCGTTAGCCCCTCATACCCATGGGTCTCTGCAGGCAGGCACCGGCTGTCCGAGGGCGCCAAGCACCCGCTGGAGAGTACGTCAGTGGCGTGGAGTGAACAGGCTTTTAAGAAGGAAGGTGAGTCTCTTTGCATGAACCAAGGTTAATTACCATGATCCTACTCTGggcaccttcctttttttttccccttttttcttttaagctttaaGAACttcagacacacacatgcacatccaCACacaagtagcaaaaaaaaaatctggactaTGTTTGGATGATCTTCACTGACAGTTCATAAATGCCCCAACACTGCAAGGGGACGTGATTTTAGGCAGTGCTGGGGACCCCTTGGGACATCTGGGCAGTCTCCCATCCCTGGGGTAGGAAGAAGGTGGATTGGTTGAGGAGGATCTCATCTTCCTTGCAAGAGAGTTCTTTAGGACATGATGTAGACCTCCAGCAAACTGGCCACTGCATGCATTCGGTAGAAGATCCCAAAGGGCAGGCAAATGTCCACGATGGCCGGCCACATGGAATCACCATAGAAGTTCAGTTCTGTATCATTGTCAAACTGGGGCCGGGCACCAAACGCTGGCATGATCCAGAGCTGTTTGAGAAAACGGGAGAATAACAGCGCAATGAGAAAGTGTGTGGTACAGTAAGCACCTGCAATCGCAGCTACCAAGGGATGGGAAAAGAGTGACCTTCTGAGCATAGGACCAATGCTAGGAGCCTGTGTTTGCATTAAGATCAAGTACAATCTAGTGTTGTACCCTAAGACTAGTTTCAATTCATGCTCAAAGACAGGTTTGAACCAAGGGCTGAAGCACTCACCAGGGAAAGAACTCGAGTGTGTTGTGTGTTAGCGTGAACCTGGCCTGTTCAAAGTCTTTGGATGGAGCAAGCACAGGTagggctgagctggcagcagcctggtgTCCCCAGGCTTGGTTGTGTATGTTGAGCTCAGAAGCCCAGCCAGCATGCACATCTGGTTGCATGGGGGTTGTCAGCCCATTCTTTGTGAGTTTATGTGTAAAATTATTTTGAGGACATGATATGACTTGACTAGCTGGGGATTTGCAGGGTCTCTGGGGGCATAATGTGTGCTTCGCTTCTTTGGAGGTGCAGCTGCTCATGAAAGTGGAAACCCCAACTGAAGTTGATTGTGACCAGTTTTTCCTCATAGCATTTGGGATCAGGGTTTGGACTCCAAGGCCATGGTTTTGAGAAGACTCATGCTGTCCTTTCTCAAGAAAACCCAGACTTTACCCCAGGTATTTGTCACTTTATACCCTTTCTTTGTTTGGGGGTGTAAGAGAAGGGTTTAATGTATTTTATGGCTTGTAATAAGCTATTCTACATATCCGCTAATATGAAATAGAAATACTGAAACTGATTGTTCTCTTTTACCCATCGATTGTATTGTCTGATGTTCTGGTGATAAGCGACAGTCTCTGTCAGTATAGCCTAAAACGTCCTAACTCCGAGGCAGTTGCTCTTGCTTTTCAGTGACAAAAGAATCGCAGCTATCACCACATACAAATATAAGTAAGCGTGCTCCCTGTATATTGGAACCACAGAAAGGACTGTTTTGGCACAGACTGAGTCCTTTCCTTCACAGACACTTCTCCCTTGTGCTTGccttcctctccccccgccctgaaaaacttttctttctgcatgtACTCACTATGATATTGCTCAGCAGGAGGAACATGGAGATCTCCCTTAAGAACTTCCTCCTCCAGTTCATCTTCTTGGGGGCGGTGAGGGACCTCACGAAGTCAGAAGGATGGATGGCTTCAGCACCAGAGGCAGTGCTAGGTGCCAAGGTGCTGCCACTGTCAGGCACACGGAGGGACACTGCATTGATGTTGACAAAGGTGAGTCCATAGAGATCCTTCTGGTGAGAATCGTGCTTGTGGTCTTCCTTGGGAGGTTGCCGATGAAGGCCTTCGATAATGAAGATGTTCTGGAAGGTGTGCTGGGCAATCATTAGGAGGGCATAAGTGAGGTTGAGTGCGCTAATAGCGTCCCTTGGTGTGCTGGCTACAATGGCCACAATGGAGTAGTAAGAAATAGCATACTGCCCCAAGGCTGCACCCATCAGCAGGGCCACGTCCAAGGTCCTGGTTGGGTTCTTGTGCCGATCCATGTCTCTCTTGTCAAACCGGTAGATGACAGAGCCACCAATGCAGACAAGAGACATCAAGCCCAGACAAACAATGTTGAAGATGTAGTACATGGTGAGTGCTTGGCTCTTCTTGCTGGATTCAGTGCTGGAATTTACCTGCACCTCATAAAGAATAAGGACTCCCAAACCACTCACCAGAATGATGAGGCCCAACACGATGCCTACAAAGAAGGTCCTTCGGAAAAGCCTGAACTTCAGGCGGTGAATGTGGTGGGAGTGGTGGTCTATGAAGCGTCCAACGTTCTTCCACATGACATAGACCATGGCAGAGGCAAAGAGGCTGTACTCAATGTTAAAGGGGTACAGCCAAAAGTAGCCGTTCTTGAAGATCTGGCAGATTTGGCTGTTGCAGTTGCATTCTTCGGCTGAGCTACTTCTCATTCCCGCTGAAACAAGATAAAAACACATAAATGTAGTGGTGTTAAAGCAAGGAGCCAGACTTCTTAGCAGCCCTGAAGAACTGGATACTTAGTCAGTGAAAAACAAGACCAAAACCAGAAGAATATGTGATCACTTTGAAAACAAGGACACCTCAACCTCAGCTTTCTAGTGCTCGTGTTCTTTCTGAAGAAGTTAGGTGACAGgttaaatctctcttttttcttcccttcttcattcCCATCCCATTTTACAGGTCCTTCCACCTTTCTGACTCCACTGTGATACAGGTTAAGAAATGAGCGTTAAGACCCGGCTTTAACATACCAGCTCTGTCAAAGGCACCTTCAGCTCTAGATAGGTTTTAACTCTTTCTCAAGGTCTGACTTGCAGAACAATTTCTACCTGTTGGGCTCTCTCCCTGGACCAGATGGTTCCACAAATGGGCAGATTACCTTTCATGAGCCATCTGAAGATTTCTTCTGTCACGTTCTTCTTCAACTTTGAATGCGCTTTGTGAACGGACTCATCTGTCACTGCTGACATCCACACCGCTAAGTTTGTAGTCAGCGTTAGCATCAAGCCACAcctgcagaagaagaagaaagctcGTGAGATTAAAGCAATGGCTCTAGGCTGTGTTGCTCTGATCCATATTATAGATGAGCATGTGCTCAGAGGGACTGTGGGAGCTGCCTGAAGTGGTGCAAGGGCTCTAGTGGTCGTGGCAAGAAATCTTGACCCTTGCTTTGCTGCTCTTGCTCTCTTCCTGGTTTTTTGTCCATGTTCATGAGAATTAGCAAGGCTTGAttccttttgttggttttggaAGCACTTCTCAATAATGAATAGATTAATACGTCTGGCTTGGTCTCCAGTAGATCCAGTCTTGCAGAAGTGAACAAGATCTTGTTTTAGCCTAAGGCTTGCCCACTGTATTGTTGTCTTCCCCAGGGAAGCAAAAGTGAGACATGAATCATTTTGTTTAACGATAATTATTTATTCAATACTAATCTGCTTTGAGTAATGCTCATATTCTTGAATTGAATCCAACCTTGCTAGGTTCACACGTCATGAACCTCAACTGCTCGAGCTGGTATCTAGAGCTAGCTGGAGACTTGCGCAGGTTTAGTTTTGGCCAGCACTGAGGGAGACGGGATTATGCCCTTGTTGCATCTTAGCTGTGTGAGAGAGTGCAGTGGGTTTGTGGTGGCCCAGGTCTTCTGGGCCAGTGGGATTCAAAGAAAAGTCAGTGCTTACCTGGTAACGTTCAGGTGTACGTGGACACAGTCTTTGGCAGAGATCCACAGGAAGTACGTCTGGCAGGGGCAAGAAAATAAGTTGTTATTTCCAACAAAGCAAGAAGGCAAATCACATCATTCTGAAGTAGGGAGCTTCCTGCTCAGCAGAGAGCAAGCTGGAACCTCCTTCACTTGGGTCTGTCTGGGTCCAGCCTACTAGCCCATAATCCTGGCCATTTTCTGGACatggtttgttctttctttgtgcctcctgccctgtcccactGACATTGCTCTGCCCATGGCCAGCCCCTGTTCCTGTCTAAGTTTTCCCTATCTGACCTCTTCCCTCCTTGGTGTTGTCCCAGAGCGGGTGGTCCTCTGCGTAGGACTTCAAACTGCcaggcagtccctgccctggctgtcctcctccctctctgttcTTCGTAGGAAAGGAGACCTGGCTGGATGAGGGCTGCTTAGAGTCTGTGACAAGCCATCCTGGCATAACCCAAAATATCACAGGGTAAGATCAAGTTTAAACTAATGCCTTCAAGTGAGTTGCCACAGCTGGAAGTTGTGGTTGCAGGGAGAAGATATTTGCTGGGGCTGGGTGTGGGGCAAGTTAAGTCACTTGCATTTTCTGCAGGAGGAAGTGAACTATGTCTGTGAGATCAGAGCTCCTTCACCTGGTGGCTCTGTCTCTCTACTCCTCCCTGAGACAGAGCGCAACCACCTCACCTGGACGACCACGAATATTGCTTGCACAATGGGGTAGATTATTTTGATTGCAGACAGGCAGCTGTAGAAGCTTGAGTAGTATCCTATTTTGAACACATCCATGACAAGGCTGAAAATGGCAAATAGGATCAGGCCTCCTGTTGAGGAACCAAAATACTTGTGGTTGGACAGATGTATGCACATGTTCACTAATGCAGatagaggagaagaagaagaggaacTATTGCCATGGAGAAGCTTTGCTTctacctgtttttcttctcccaccaCCCAAATTATATTGGCACCAACAGAATCAGACAATAATTTTGGCCAGAAGGGATTTTCAGTCAACCCTGTACCCTGACTGGGGCTAACAGCTCTTGTAAGAGTGATGGCAAAGCTGGGAAGAAACCTGATATAACAGAGATCCTTTATCCTTGTGGGATAAAGGGAGACCTGGCACTGAAACCAGCGGAGGGACTAGGAGCTAACCTAGTTTGGTGCCGTGTCCCAGCATAGGAGGGGGAAACTGCCCCAGATGCTTGCTGTTTCCCTTGTAATAACTGATGCCCTCATGAAATGTTCACCCTGCATGTCACCTCCAGCCCTAGCCCCCCGAGAACTCCTACCTCTCAGCCAGATGGGCCCAGCGTGGGAGTCTTTGCAGAGGATGGCATCTGGGCACCGGGAGGTGCCGAAGAGGTAGAAGATGATCCATATGATGACTATCAGCATCATGACAGTCAGCAGGAAGAAGACATCGTAATCGTGCACGGCAATCTTCTCAAAAGCCCCGCTGCTCACCAGCGTGCAAGCCAGCAGGGCTAAGTGCACGGCCAGCAGGATGGAGAACATGCGGCCGCCTTTTTTCCACACTTCCTTGGAGGCAGGAGTGGAGGGGGGCTGATGAGGCTGGTGGCTGAAAGACGCTATCTGACTTGAAGCCAGGCTGGCTTTGTCATCCTTGTGTCCACAGCCCATGCTGGAGTTGGGGTGTCTGATCTCGCTGTCCTTCTGCACGGACTCTTCGGTCATGGTTCAGCTAATGCCTTAGCTGAGGGTTAACGCTGTTGGGAGGAGAGCCCCATGAATGAGAGGCGTCACTTCATTTTGAATAGTCCAGGGCTGGACCAAAGCAGGACATGTGATGAGGAGGAGAGCACGTATCAGAGGAACGGGGAAGGCTGAGACAAGGACCACAAAAAGAGGGATGAGCTCATTTTTCAACCATTCTCTTCCCTGTTCCCTGAAGGCTGTATTCTTGCTTAAGATGCTTTTGCTGGGGGAGATGCCAGGTCAGAGTAACAAAGCATGCCTAATTTCTCACGCAACGTTTAGTTTTCATTGATGCAAGATATTGGAAAAGCACCAGAAAAGCACCCTCAGGATCAAATATCCTGGGGCAAACGGCCAATGTGGTTTGATTTCTGAATGTCACCCACTAAACATTACGAGAAAATGTCGTACTTCCTGGCTAGGGAACAGGCCACTGAAAGGTAAGAAAGCCCCGCGAATCTTTGGATTCATAGTTTATACCAGTCAGGAGGTGAGCTATTTCCTCTCTTACTCCCTCTAGAGCCCCTTGGCCGTGCCAAGCTTGGGACTTCATTGATTCTCAATGaaaaacctgaaacaaagcaaattaaCTATTCTAACAAAGTCAGTCCACCAACCTGTTTTGCTGTCTGGAATCCAAATCTCTGCTCTTGCCAGGCTATTGGAGAAGTTTCCCTGTCGCTGCAGCTTGGTCAGCCAAAGAATTTATACCCGTTGGGATGTCTCTGTGATTTATACCATGTCTGGAGCTGACAGCAGTACTTCGTGGGCTTCTCAGAGAAACTCATGTGATCCATTTTGTGCAATAGCTGATTTTGGGGAAGCAGGAGAGAAATGAGGAGATAAAGGTTATTTACCCAGGGAGGGCATGAGGTGACAACACTGCTAAGCATGGCACGGACCGCTCGGTCCCAGGGTCATGGTCGCCATAGAGCAATGCCACCCCATCAGACACGTCACCCTACACACATGAGATCTCTTCCCTTGAGCGAAGATGGATTAGGTGATGCACTTACCTGTGCTGATGATTTTTGGCTTGGCTTTCTGTTTAACTGAGCACAGTAAATATTGTGATATTGTGCCTCGCCCTGTACTATTCCCATCAGTACACTCTATGCCTGGAATgttttttgaggaaaagaaagaaatttgcatTTCTATCTAGTCAGCGTCAAGGGCAGCTCAATCTTTTCTCACCCATGGTGACAACAATGAGGAAGGTTTAGTACTAGAACGGGGCAGGATTTGGGGACTGGAATCCATGTTACCCTTTGCTGGCACACCGCCTTTGACTTTTCAGTGTGGGATCACCTTTCTCTGGCCCTCAGGAGCTTAACTTCTCTCCTTTCAAGGAGGAACAAGTCATATTACAAACTGTGGTGCAGATGAGATTCAAGCATTTGCCGGGTGAGGGCAGATTTTTTTGCTCAAGATCTCTTTTACCCCAGCTGTTATAGTTCGATGGGTGTCATAGGGGGACCCAGGGCAGTTCTGAGTGGATGGGGACAGTTCTCTTCCTTCATGAGGATGCTTCTATTGCCCCCTCTGGGGCAAGCACAGAGATGGGGCAGTTTGCTTTCTCAGTCCCATTCCTGCCTGCTCACCACTGTGCTTTTTGCAGCGCTACCGTGAGAGCATCAAACTGAACGACGGTGTGGGATGGTGAAGGAGAGCTCAGGatctgctctgcagcccagggagaACTTCATGTGTCTTTCCCGTGCTGCCACCAGCCGGCTGCCACAAGCAGTACTGGGTCTGCCCTGCCTGGCCTCTGCTGATCCTTAGGCCCTCCTCTTTGGGGTGAGCAGTCGATCTTTTCTCCGTCTGTAGCCTTTGCCAGGGGAAGCCCAGACTTCCCTGCAGTGAATCTGAGCTGATGATGGTGATATTTTATAGAGGCCAGAGGTTCAAAGCCCTTTTGGGCTAAATGCACTGATTTATCCTCCCTCTTTTGTCCTTAACAGTCAGCAACAGAGGAAAGAGTGTTTACTGCCTTGGGCAATGCTCCCAGTCCCCCTGGGAGCTACCAATACAGCATAACAAGCTTAATTAGTAATAATACAAGAATCATTAAATAACCTCAGTAATGAATTGCTGACGTTACTATGCTGCTTTTCACCTTGAAGGATCCAAGCGCCAAATACCTCGATGTTTAGTACAACCTGTCAGGACTCGCCCAGGGAGGCTGAGCAGGTGAGTACGAATCTGCCGGTGTGAGCAAACCATGTGAGGAGCGGATCCTCCCTCTGGTGCCCTTACAGGTGTCGCCAGGCAGCCGGGATGGTGACTCTGTGTCGGTCACCCAGGGGTTAATCACTGCAGCTTGCGTGGGTGCACCCAGGGCTGCATTTGGGCCACCCTGCTGTCTTGGGGCTGTGACAGCCATGTGCTTTGGTCAAGGTCCAGGCTTGGCTCCATCTCTCTCAACAGCAGAGGGTGCCCAGGGGCCCGGGAATGCTGCCCTGGAGGCATTGCCTGGGGCCATCCAGCTCCCCGCAGGGCTCACCACAGCCAGAAATTCTGTGTCAGCATAAAAGACGCTGGAGGCCAGACACTGCCCCTCTACATCATGGTAGAAATACTGAGCTACAGACAGGAGCAGGtttgctttgggggttttttagtctCCAAAGAGATGAGGAATGGAATTTTTCTAGCCTGTATGAGTTACTTCAGGTTATCACAGGTTCCTGTTGCACAGTTCATTGTGCAGTTCCCTAGAAAACAGTCCTGTGGGCACAAGCAGGTTagtgaggggacagggatggtgaCTGGGTCTGCTCTTGTCTTTCTAGTGACACtagggctctgtgtgtgtgtgtgtgtatatatatatagatgcatatatatgtaaaacTTTTTTTACCAGCAAAAGCTGAGCTG from Rissa tridactyla isolate bRisTri1 chromosome 15, bRisTri1.patW.cur.20221130, whole genome shotgun sequence includes the following:
- the OTOP2 gene encoding proton channel OTOP2, with product MTEESVQKDSEIRHPNSSMGCGHKDDKASLASSQIASFSHQPHQPPSTPASKEVWKKGGRMFSILLAVHLALLACTLVSSGAFEKIAVHDYDVFFLLTVMMLIVIIWIIFYLFGTSRCPDAILCKDSHAGPIWLRGGLILFAIFSLVMDVFKIGYYSSFYSCLSAIKIIYPIVQAIFVVVQTYFLWISAKDCVHVHLNVTRCGLMLTLTTNLAVWMSAVTDESVHKAHSKLKKNVTEEIFRWLMKAGMRSSSAEECNCNSQICQIFKNGYFWLYPFNIEYSLFASAMVYVMWKNVGRFIDHHSHHIHRLKFRLFRRTFFVGIVLGLIILVSGLGVLILYEVQVNSSTESSKKSQALTMYYIFNIVCLGLMSLVCIGGSVIYRFDKRDMDRHKNPTRTLDVALLMGAALGQYAISYYSIVAIVASTPRDAISALNLTYALLMIAQHTFQNIFIIEGLHRQPPKEDHKHDSHQKDLYGLTFVNINAVSLRVPDSGSTLAPSTASGAEAIHPSDFVRSLTAPKKMNWRRKFLREISMFLLLSNIILWIMPAFGARPQFDNDTELNFYGDSMWPAIVDICLPFGIFYRMHAVASLLEVYIMS